The following coding sequences lie in one Arachis stenosperma cultivar V10309 chromosome 5, arast.V10309.gnm1.PFL2, whole genome shotgun sequence genomic window:
- the LOC130981396 gene encoding uncharacterized protein LOC130981396, with amino-acid sequence MASEESFVVLVHHRGSIKRKTHSGVKFTDKDPLCVIVRPTMRYEDLVSSVLLKLGLEGVKRVMFHCRRQFPEVRTPKLLAKLVDAVSSSGGSNRNTTTLATVAGSSSRPAVASSSVSAYEPPLQPVASPSFAVDLNGSVGDEVGEGKYPRTSLQCLVPAGVGDGFLDDPEEDDVEPDMITDDSGDDVGASEPAGAGGGSSSGTQQYPPHFFSLDLAAMRQEGVPGQPAGFGARDAEGSAGLTEFQVGQQFPDKEEALLSVKTYSIHRGVQYKVVESDYRRYVGKCSEFGNGCTWLIRLCLRQRKEVWEVKRYNGPHTCLATSISNDHRKLDYHVISAFIMPMIRADASVSIKVLLNATATHFGFRPTYRRVWLAKQKAVALIYGDWDESYNELPR; translated from the exons atggctagtgaggagagtttCGTAGTGTTGGTTCACCACAGAGGATCCATTAAGAGAAAAACTCATTCCGGTGTGAAGTTCACTGATAAGGATCCTCTCTGTGTTATCGTAAGGCCTACGATGAGGTATGAGGACCTTGTTAGCTCTGTACTGCTAAAACTTGGTCTAGAAGGTGTAAAACGG GTCATGTTTCATTGTCGCCGGCAGTTTCCAGAGGTGAGGACACCAAAACTGTTGGCAAAGTTGGTTGATGCCGTGTCCAGCTCGGGGGGTTCGAACCGGAATACCACCACTTTAGCCACGGTAGCCGGTTCTAGCTCAAGACCAGCCGTGGCATCTTCCTCCGTCTCTGCGTACGAGCCGCCCCTCCAACCTGTCGCCTCTCCTTCGTTCGCTGTTGATCTCAACGGGAGTGTAGGCGACGAGGTCGGAGAAGGGAAATATCCGCGGACCTCTTTACAGTGTCTTGTACCGGCTGGGGTTGGAGATGGATTCTTGGATGATCCAGAGGAGGATGATGTCGAGCCGGATATGATTACTGATGACAGTGGTGATGATGTTGGAGCAAGTGAGCCTGCTGGGGCGGGCGGTGGTTCTAGCTCTGGCACGCAGCAGTACCCTCCACATTTTTTCTCTTTGGACTTGGCTGCCATGAGGCAGGAGGGGGTACCTGGGCAGCCGGCTGGATTTGGCGCTAGAGATGCTGAAGGGTCTGCAGGTCTGACAGAGTTTCAGGTTGGTCAGCAATTTCCGGATAAAGAAGAGGCCCTCTTAAGTGTCAAGACTTACAGCATCCATCGAGGGGTACAGTACAAGGTTGTGGAGTCTGACTATCGCCGGTATGTGGGCAAGTGTTCTGAGTTCGGCAATGGGTGCACATGGTTGATTCGGCTTTGTCTCCGACAGCGAAAGGAAGTTTGGGAGGTCAAACGTTACAACGGACCGCATACTTGTCTCGCCACCTCGATTTCCAACGACCACAGGAAATTGGATTACCATGTGATATCGGCATTCATTATGCCAATGATTAGGGCTGACGCATCTGTCAGCATCAAGGTGCTCCTAAATGCCACCGCAACACACTTCGGGTTTAGGCCGACTTACAGGAGGGTCTGGTTGGCAAAGCAGAAGGCTGTTGCCCTCATCTATGGTGACTGGGATGAGTCGTACAATGAGCTCCCAAGGTGA
- the LOC130982281 gene encoding cytochrome P450 82A1-like has product MDSILNYLNTTEITGILCLIILLYILLRPFKNGGNLKEPPMAAGAWPILGHLPLLRGSQPLHKTLGAMADKYGPLFTIKLGGTETIVVSNWEIAKECFTTNDMAVSSRPKTIAMENLTYNFAAFGLGPYGPYWRELRKIVTLELLSNRRIELLGDVRVSEVQASVNELYSLWSRKKNNDGYVLVEMKEWFSRLTFNTVLRMIAGKRYFGGATADAVPAAGGEEKAKKCLKLIKDFMHLLGLFTVGDAIPTLRWMDFGGHERAMKKTAKELDSVLSEWLEEHKINFGKKASSERDFMDVMISILGESKIHGFDADTIIKATTMSMIAGGTDTTSVTLTWALCLLLRNPRTLKKVKEELDSQIGRERCITESDLNKLVYLQAIVKETLRLYPAGTLGAPREFIENCTLGGFHVKKGSRLIANIWKIQSDPSIWSDPLEFKPERFLTTHKDIDVKGQHFELLPFGSGRRICPGISFALRMIHFALARFLHSFEILQPSPDEPIDMTGILGLSYTKTTPIEILIKPCLALACYETM; this is encoded by the exons atggattcAATCTTAAATTACCTAAACACAACCGAAATAACCGGAATTCTTTGTCTAATAATCTTACTCTATATACTTCTCCGACCCTTCAAAAATGGTGGTAACCTCAAAGAACCTCCAATGGCAGCTGGTGCATGGCCTATACTGGGTCACCTTCCATTGTTGCGGGGTTCACAGCCACTTCACAAAACTTTAGGCGCCATGGCTGACAAATACGGACCCCTTTTCACCATCAAGCTCGGCGGCACAGAGACCATAGTAGTCAGCAACTGGGAAATCGCCAAAGAGTGCTTCACCACAAACGACATGGCCGTTTCGTCTCGCCCCAAGACCATTGCAATGGAGAACCTTACCTACAACTTCGCCGCTTTTGGTTTAGGACCGTACGGTCCATACTGGCGAGAGCTTCGCAAGATCGTAACCTTAGAGCTTCTCTCGAATCGCCGAATAGAGCTTCTAGGCGATGTTCGCGTCTCTGAAGTTCAAGCCTCTGTTAATGAGCTCTATAGTCTTTGGtccagaaagaaaaacaatgacGGTTACGTGTTAGTGGAGATGAAAGAATGGTTTTCACGACTGACCTTCAACACTGTTCTTAGAATGATTGCCGGAAAGAGATACTTTGGTGGTGCTACCGCAGATGCTGTGCCGGCGGCTGGCGGCGAGGAAAAAGCgaaaaagtgtttaaaattaaTCAAAGATTTTATGCATCTTTTGGGATTATTTACTGTGGGAGATGCTATTCCTACGTTGAGGTGGATGGATTTTGGAGGCCATGAGAGAGCCATGAAAAAAACTGCTAAGGAATTAGACAGTGTTTTGAGTGAATGGTTGGAGGAGCATAAAATAAATTTCGGGAAAAAAGCTTCCAGTGAACGAGATTTCATGGATGTTATGATCTCTATTCTCGGAGAATCGAAGATTCATGGGTTTGATGCTGATACCATAATTAAAGCCACAACAATG TCAATGATTGCTGGAGGAACTGATACAACTAGTGTTACTCTTACATGGGCACTATGTTTATTATTAAGAAATCCTCGTACATTGAAAAAAGTTAAAGAAGAACTTGATAGCCAAATCGGAAGAGAGAGATGCATAACAGAATCAGATCTAAACAAATTAGTGTATCTTCAAGCTATAGTGAAGGAGACACTAAGATTGTATCCAGCAGGTACTCTTGGAGCACCTCGGGAATTCATAGAGAATTGCACTTTAGGTGGATTTCATGTCAAAAAAGGATCTCGATTAATTGCGAATATTTGGAAAATTCAAAGTGATCCAAGTATTTGGTCAGATCCCTTGGAATTCAAGCCAGAGAGGTTTCTCACAACTCACAAAGACATTGATGTTAAGGGTCAGCATTTCGAGCTTTTGCCATTTGGAAGTGGTAGAAGGATTTGTCCTGGAATCTCATTTGCCCTTCGAATGATTCACTTTGCTTTGGCTAGGTTCTTGCACTCGTTTGAAATTTTACAACCTTCTCCTGATGAACCAATTGATATGACTGGTATCCTTGGATTATCCTATACCAAAACTACTCCAATTGAGATTCTGATCAAGCCATGTTTGGCTCTTGCTTGTTATGAAACCATGTAA
- the LOC130981397 gene encoding uncharacterized protein LOC130981397, whose amino-acid sequence MAGTVAVLKTSPVRVGGQLDESRAYFHRLFWTFPPCIEEFRHCKPLISIDSTHLYGKYGGMLLVAIAQDGNSNILHVAFALVEGENAESWSFFLSHLRQHVTPQPGLLVISDRHNGIKAALEGKDARRLLVNAAYAKTEVEFHYWFDILRFEDPAMCDWANRIEYSLWTQHCDEGRRFGHMTTNISECVNSILKGVRNLPVCSLVKAAYGRLAELFVRKGIEAEAQMETGQQFSQHLVKCIEANLKTARCFTVTVYDRDNSEFTVAETTPTDSFSLCSYRVSLASQTCDCGYFQALHFPCPHALACCAYSRLTWEPYVHHVYRLSSVFSVYRMGFTPPIPEDFWPPYDGPTVIPDPNKRRAREGRPRSTRIRANMDEADPNWPKRCGLCR is encoded by the exons ATGGCTGGTACTGTTGCAGTCCTAAAGACGAGCCCTGTTCGTGTCGGTGGACAGTTGGACGAGTCTCGAGCTTATTTTCACAGACTATTCTGGACGTTTCCACCGTGTATCGAGGAATTCCGTCATTGCAAGCCCCTAATTAGTATTGACAGCACCCATCTGTATGGCAAGTATGGGGGAATGTTGCTTGTCGCGATTGCACAGGACGGGAACTCCAACATACTCCATGTTGCATTCGCATTAGTCGAGGGTGAGAACGCTGAGTCGTGGTCCTTCTTTCTCTCCCACCTGCGTCAGCATGTGACACCGCAGCCGGGTCTGCTGGTTATCTCGGACAGGCATAACGGCATCAAGGCCGCGCTTGAG GGCAAAGACGCAAGGAGGCTACTTGTGAATGCGGCGTACGCTAAGACCGAGGTCGAGTTCCATTACTGGTTTGATATTCTTAGGTTCGAAGACCCGGCGATGTGTGATTGGGCGAACCGGATTGAGTATTCGTTGTGGACACAGCATTGTGATGAGGGGCGTAGATTCGGACACATGACGACGAATATATCTGAGTGTGTGAACTCGATCCTCAAGGGTGTACGAAACCTACCTGTGTGCTCGCTAGTGAAGGCAGCATACGGAAGGTTGGCCGAATTATTTGTTCGCAAAGGGATAGAGGCTGAGGCGCAGATGGAAACCGGACAACAATTTAGTCAGCACTTGGTGAAGTGTATAGAGGCCAACTTGAAGACGGCTAGGTGCTTCACCGTTACTGTGTATGACAGAGATAACTCCGAGTTCACCGTCGCAGAGACAACTCCGACTGATTCTTTCTCACTATGTAGCTACAGAGTCTCGCTTGCATCTCAGACATGTGACTGTGGATACTTCCAGGCTCTTCATTTCCCGTGTCCCCACGCACTGGCATGCTGTGCCTACTCACGGCTTACATGGGAGCCTTACGTCCACCACGTGTATCGTCTTAGTTCGGTCTTCAGTGTGTATCGGATGGGTTTCACACCTCCCATTCCGGAGGATTTCTGGCCACCATATGACGGGCCGACTGTCATCCCTGACCCCAATAAGAGGCGTGCGAGAGAGGGTCGGCCGAGGTCCACTAGGATACGGGCCAATATGGACGAGGCAGATCCGAACTGGCCAAAGAGGTGTGGGCTTTGTCGGTAG